From Campylobacter upsaliensis, the proteins below share one genomic window:
- a CDS encoding PEP-utilizing enzyme: MALKFQTKARNLASLEGRLKSAKILPMVLTTLEDLEKDTPKILQAIRNLKATKLIVRSSSRAEDSTKNSNAGAFLSLANIHAHNEKELLNALFNVGHSMPSKKDEILIQPCLENIELCGVGFSVDKDNFSPYFCLQYDKSGSNSSITDGSAQNALTYFHYRESLKFKDEETKRAISLIKELEALFACQFLDIEFAFANYKGKRELFCLQVRPLVMEGKLNLFHSLPKEALERFYKRFLSLQEPRPRILGEKAIFGVMPDWNPAEIIGLRPKRLAFSLYKQIITDNIWAYQRDNYGYKDLRSHPLIHSFLGIPYVDVRLSFNSFVPKSLNEKLANKLINYYLNELDLNHDLHDKIEFNIVFSCYDFNTPHKLKKLLKHGFNENELKRLEFSLLELTNNIINPKGLYLKDIQKAKKLNDIYAKLTNSKLSLLDKIYWLLEECKRYGTLPFAGVARAGFVAMQMLNSLVEIGFFTQKERADFLNSLQTISKTLSLESESLNSKTKPAFLKKFGHLRAGTYNILSPRYDENFNAYFELKQNENKTKTKEKKFSLSASKKAKFESLLNEHGLSVGTDEFFSFLKEAIEGREMVKFDFTKLLSQAIVFIGELGEYYGIDKEDMAHLDVSAVLNLYSSLYSQSPREQFIREIEHNKKEYELTKSIKLPSLLSDAEQIFSFFAAKLCPNFITQKSVVANTAKENEEDLEGKIVLIYAADPGYDYLFAKKIAGFITCYGGANSHMAIRASELGLPAVIGVGEVEFEKYLKASRLKIECESEQIFCL; encoded by the coding sequence ATGGCTTTGAAATTTCAAACTAAGGCTAGAAATTTAGCTTCTTTGGAGGGGAGATTAAAATCTGCTAAAATTTTACCTATGGTGCTAACGACTTTGGAAGATTTAGAAAAGGATACGCCAAAAATCCTTCAAGCAATAAGAAATTTAAAAGCCACCAAACTCATCGTTCGCTCTTCTTCTAGGGCGGAGGATAGCACGAAAAATTCAAATGCCGGGGCTTTTTTAAGCCTTGCAAATATCCACGCACATAACGAAAAGGAACTTTTAAACGCTCTTTTTAATGTGGGGCATTCAATGCCCTCCAAAAAAGATGAAATTTTAATCCAACCCTGCCTTGAAAATATAGAACTTTGCGGTGTTGGTTTTAGCGTAGATAAGGATAATTTTTCGCCTTATTTTTGCTTACAATATGACAAAAGTGGCTCAAACTCCTCTATAACAGACGGCAGCGCACAAAATGCCCTGACTTATTTTCACTACCGAGAATCTTTGAAATTTAAAGACGAGGAAACTAAAAGGGCTATTAGCCTCATTAAGGAGCTTGAAGCACTTTTTGCGTGTCAATTTTTAGACATTGAATTTGCTTTTGCAAATTATAAGGGCAAAAGGGAGCTTTTTTGCCTACAAGTAAGACCTTTGGTGATGGAGGGAAAGCTTAATTTATTTCACTCTTTACCTAAAGAAGCTTTAGAGAGATTTTACAAACGCTTTTTATCTTTACAAGAGCCTCGCCCTAGAATTTTGGGAGAAAAGGCTATTTTTGGCGTGATGCCCGATTGGAATCCTGCTGAAATTATAGGACTGCGTCCAAAACGCCTTGCTTTTAGTCTTTATAAGCAAATTATTACGGATAATATTTGGGCGTATCAAAGAGATAATTATGGCTATAAGGATTTGCGCTCTCACCCGCTTATCCACTCATTTTTAGGAATTCCTTATGTCGATGTGAGGCTTTCTTTCAATTCTTTTGTGCCAAAAAGCTTAAATGAAAAATTGGCAAATAAGCTTATTAACTATTATCTTAATGAGCTTGATTTAAATCACGATTTACACGATAAGATAGAATTTAACATCGTTTTTTCCTGCTATGATTTTAACACCCCACATAAGCTTAAAAAGCTCTTAAAACACGGATTTAATGAAAATGAACTTAAACGCCTTGAATTTTCTCTTTTAGAGCTGACAAATAATATTATCAATCCAAAAGGACTTTATTTAAAAGACATACAAAAAGCTAAAAAACTTAATGATATTTATGCAAAACTTACAAACTCGAAGCTTTCTTTACTTGATAAAATTTACTGGCTTTTAGAAGAATGTAAGCGTTATGGCACTTTGCCTTTTGCAGGGGTGGCTAGGGCTGGATTTGTCGCGATGCAAATGCTTAATTCTTTAGTAGAGATAGGCTTTTTTACACAAAAGGAAAGGGCGGATTTTCTTAATTCTCTTCAAACTATAAGCAAAACCTTAAGCTTAGAAAGTGAGAGTTTAAATTCTAAAACAAAACCAGCATTTTTAAAGAAATTTGGACATTTAAGGGCTGGCACTTACAATATACTTTCTCCGCGTTATGATGAGAATTTTAATGCTTATTTTGAACTGAAACAAAACGAAAATAAAACGAAAACAAAAGAGAAAAAATTTAGCCTAAGTGCAAGCAAAAAGGCTAAATTTGAAAGTCTTTTAAATGAGCACGGATTAAGTGTTGGGACGGATGAGTTTTTTAGCTTTTTAAAAGAGGCGATTGAGGGGCGTGAAATGGTTAAATTTGACTTTACCAAACTTCTTTCCCAAGCCATTGTTTTTATAGGGGAGCTTGGGGAGTATTATGGTATAGATAAAGAAGATATGGCACATCTTGATGTATCAGCCGTGCTAAATCTTTACTCAAGCCTTTATTCTCAAAGCCCAAGAGAGCAATTTATAAGAGAGATTGAGCATAATAAAAAAGAATATGAATTAACCAAAAGCATCAAGCTTCCGTCTCTTTTAAGCGATGCGGAGCAAATTTTTTCCTTTTTTGCGGCAAAACTTTGCCCTAATTTCATTACGCAAAAAAGCGTTGTGGCAAATACAGCTAAGGAAAATGAGGAGGATTTGGAGGGTAAAATCGTGCTTATTTATGCGGCGGATCCGGGATATGATTATCTTTTTGCTAAAAAAATCGCAGGTTTTATCACTTGCTATGGTGGAGCAAATTCACATATGGCTATACGTGCTTCAGAGCTTGGACTTCCTGCTGTTATCGGTGTGGGTGAGGTTGAATTTGAAAAATATCTTAAAGCAAGCCGTCTTAAGATAGAGTGTGAAAGTGAGCAAATCTTTTGTTTATAG
- the flgL gene encoding flagellar hook-associated protein FlgL, with amino-acid sequence MRVTNKLNFTNSIQNTMSGASALNKLSMQLSSGMKIQDSYEDASIYIDNTRLEYELKTLEQIKEATSSAKEMTSNSMKALQDMVKLLENFKVKVTQAASDSNSQTSREAIAKELEKIKEQIVQLANTSINGQYLFAGAQLNHKPFDSKGNYFGDKNNVNVVTGAGTESPYNIPGFDLFFKADGDYQKQITTNESFTDNRHDLIKDPSKKQYLKGDNLWQDLIGLGYVKDKKLEIDKDFEQDDTRLKFPPTTLYVQGVKPDGQSFKSAVLVNPTDKMEDVLEKIGNLYGNTSTEKVVDVTINDSGQIQIRDLKEGNNKLDFHAVAYTPQFSDKTQMKDIETEMAAAQPPLDKDALTNLVMEEALKRNPPPGNNPITDLNSPVTVTINNKQFTIDLHQTNFINSKLTDTQGNATNGADYDNTFFEKHGNSVIGNVSQVIQGTNAYATDDTKLSEVMSGNAMDSTLNLTVNSKGGNTYNVTVDLQNSTVSFPDPANPGQTITFPITHTNPTTGNNGVVTPPNEITYRQLNDIIGMFASDQVPTQTITPNNGQINANQYDTLQKLMSDSKSTVNVTMDYRGRISVTDKLSTGTNIGVSLSDSQSGQFPPPPYNHTANSQPGPDFSFNANNSLVIDEPNVDVIKDLDLMIEAVLSGNMRANADGDNPRNTGMQGALERLDHLSDHINKLNTTMGAYHNNIDNVNTRVTFLGVNVQTLKTKVNDADYAETLMNLMQTQLAYQASMKATTTISQLSLLNYM; translated from the coding sequence ATGAGAGTTACAAATAAACTTAATTTTACAAACTCCATTCAAAATACGATGAGCGGTGCTTCTGCTTTAAATAAGCTTAGTATGCAACTTAGCTCAGGTATGAAAATACAAGATTCTTACGAAGATGCTAGCATTTACATCGATAATACGCGCCTTGAGTATGAGCTAAAAACTTTGGAGCAGATTAAAGAGGCGACAAGTTCAGCTAAAGAAATGACCTCAAATAGTATGAAAGCCTTGCAGGATATGGTGAAATTGCTAGAAAATTTCAAGGTTAAAGTAACTCAAGCTGCAAGTGATAGTAATTCTCAAACCTCTCGTGAAGCCATAGCTAAAGAGCTAGAAAAGATAAAAGAGCAAATCGTCCAGCTTGCAAATACGAGCATTAATGGGCAATACCTTTTCGCAGGAGCCCAACTCAATCACAAGCCTTTTGACTCTAAGGGCAATTATTTTGGCGATAAAAATAATGTCAATGTCGTAACGGGTGCGGGGACGGAAAGTCCTTATAATATCCCGGGCTTTGATTTATTTTTCAAAGCCGATGGAGATTATCAAAAGCAAATTACGACCAATGAGAGCTTTACGGATAATAGACACGATTTGATTAAAGATCCTAGCAAAAAGCAGTATTTAAAGGGAGATAATTTATGGCAGGATTTAATCGGGCTTGGCTATGTGAAAGATAAAAAGTTAGAAATTGATAAAGATTTCGAGCAAGATGACACTAGGCTTAAATTTCCACCAACTACGCTTTATGTGCAAGGAGTAAAGCCTGATGGACAGAGCTTTAAATCTGCTGTTTTGGTTAATCCTACGGATAAAATGGAAGATGTGCTTGAAAAAATAGGCAATTTATATGGTAACACCTCTACCGAAAAAGTAGTCGATGTAACGATTAACGATAGCGGTCAAATTCAAATAAGAGATTTAAAAGAGGGCAATAATAAGCTTGATTTTCACGCAGTGGCTTACACTCCGCAGTTTAGTGATAAGACGCAAATGAAAGATATAGAAACGGAAATGGCGGCGGCTCAACCTCCTTTAGATAAAGATGCCTTAACAAATTTAGTAATGGAAGAAGCCCTAAAGCGTAATCCACCTCCAGGAAATAATCCTATCACGGATTTAAATTCGCCTGTAACCGTAACGATTAACAATAAGCAATTTACCATAGACCTACACCAAACAAATTTTATTAATTCCAAACTAACGGACACACAAGGAAATGCGACAAATGGAGCGGACTATGATAATACCTTTTTTGAAAAGCACGGAAATTCTGTTATAGGTAATGTTTCTCAAGTCATACAAGGCACAAATGCCTACGCCACCGATGATACAAAGCTAAGTGAGGTAATGTCGGGTAATGCTATGGACTCCACTTTAAATTTAACCGTCAATTCAAAGGGTGGAAATACCTATAATGTAACGGTTGATTTGCAAAACTCAACCGTGAGTTTTCCAGATCCTGCCAATCCGGGTCAAACTATCACCTTTCCTATCACGCATACAAATCCTACCACAGGAAATAATGGTGTCGTAACTCCGCCAAATGAGATAACTTATAGACAGCTTAACGACATCATAGGAATGTTTGCAAGTGATCAAGTGCCAACGCAAACCATCACACCAAATAATGGGCAAATTAATGCAAATCAATACGACACCCTACAAAAACTTATGAGCGATTCAAAATCGACCGTAAATGTTACGATGGATTATCGTGGGCGTATTAGCGTTACAGATAAGCTTTCAACAGGCACGAATATAGGAGTTTCTCTAAGCGACTCACAAAGCGGACAATTTCCACCGCCTCCTTACAATCATACGGCAAATTCTCAACCGGGACCGGATTTTTCCTTTAATGCGAACAATTCTTTAGTGATTGATGAGCCAAATGTTGATGTGATTAAGGATTTAGATTTGATGATAGAGGCGGTTTTAAGTGGAAATATGAGAGCTAATGCAGACGGAGATAATCCTAGAAATACAGGAATGCAAGGTGCGCTTGAGAGGCTTGATCATTTAAGCGATCACATCAATAAACTTAACACCACTATGGGTGCGTATCATAATAATATAGATAATGTTAATACACGCGTAACATTTTTAGGAGTGAATGTGCAAACACTTAAAACAAAAGTTAATGACGCAGATTATGCTGAAACTTTAATGAATTTAATGCAAACCCAACTTGCCTATCAAGCCTCGATGAAAGCGACCACGACCATATCACAACTAAGCTTGTTAAACTATATGTAA
- a CDS encoding phosphocholine cytidylyltransferase family protein yields the protein MKALILAAGFGSRLMPLTEFVPKTMVKYQGKTLIEYEITALKEAGVSEIAVIGGYLAPILREFVANLSVNTFYENKNYDKTNMLMTLFCARDFMQKCIDEKQDLIISYADIVYFKESVAKLMETKAELAIVVDKAWRKLWEKRFENPLEDAETLKIRDGKIKELGKKPSSYDEIEAQYIGLFKISHHFLPQLLAFYDGLDRAVFYDGKDFENMYMTSFLQALIDKFDNALAVEINGGWCEIDFKKDLEIEFVTL from the coding sequence ATGAAAGCGTTAATTTTGGCAGCTGGCTTTGGCTCAAGGCTTATGCCCCTGACTGAATTTGTGCCTAAAACTATGGTGAAATATCAGGGCAAAACTTTGATAGAATATGAAATTACAGCACTTAAAGAGGCTGGAGTGAGTGAGATCGCTGTGATTGGTGGATATTTAGCACCTATTTTAAGGGAATTTGTGGCTAATCTTAGCGTTAATACTTTTTATGAAAATAAAAATTATGATAAAACAAATATGCTTATGACGCTTTTTTGTGCGAGAGATTTTATGCAAAAGTGTATTGATGAGAAGCAGGATTTAATCATCTCTTACGCGGATATAGTCTATTTTAAAGAAAGCGTTGCGAAGCTAATGGAAACTAAGGCGGAATTAGCCATAGTTGTGGATAAGGCTTGGCGAAAGCTTTGGGAAAAGCGTTTTGAAAATCCTCTAGAAGATGCCGAAACGCTTAAAATAAGAGATGGTAAGATCAAAGAGCTTGGAAAAAAGCCTTCAAGTTATGATGAGATTGAAGCACAATATATAGGGCTTTTTAAAATTTCTCATCATTTTTTACCCCAGCTTTTAGCCTTTTATGATGGTTTAGATAGGGCGGTTTTTTATGATGGTAAAGACTTTGAAAATATGTATATGACGAGTTTTTTACAAGCTTTAATCGATAAATTTGATAATGCTTTGGCGGTGGAGATTAATGGAGGGTGGTGTGAAATTGATTTTAAGAAAGATTTGGAGATAGAATTTGTAACCCTATAA
- a CDS encoding class I SAM-dependent methyltransferase translates to MDYILRKESAITGEKNCEVLASYDFPLFCGCTNEKEEEDIIARCEFGIFESGSIELLKLIPLDLLYQNGHGAGAVGALWQKHHEEFANFLMSFKPKSVLEIGGGHGKLAKECLKLDEGLKYTIIEPNSSAKDERINYIDGFFEKKALEGKKFDLIAHSHTFEHIYEPNKFLNECAQMLGGGGGVMVFSLPNMQKWLENKFVNCLCFEHTLFLSEKILEFLSAKNGFKILKKHYFGEHSIFYALKIDKNIKTDKVILENEFSKNKALFEDMMSFYKEKIDTLNKLLNESTKEIYLFGAHLFSQFLLYNGLCSAKIKGILDNDPAKWGKRLYGTQFKVFSPEILKDKSDVLLILNAGIYNDEIKKGILNLNEKIEIIT, encoded by the coding sequence ATGGATTATATTTTAAGAAAAGAAAGTGCCATAACAGGCGAGAAAAATTGCGAAGTGCTTGCAAGCTATGATTTCCCACTTTTTTGTGGCTGCACGAACGAAAAAGAGGAGGAGGACATTATCGCGCGTTGTGAATTTGGAATTTTTGAAAGTGGAAGCATAGAGCTTTTAAAGCTTATCCCTCTTGATTTACTTTATCAAAACGGACACGGAGCTGGTGCAGTTGGAGCGTTATGGCAAAAACATCACGAAGAATTTGCAAATTTTCTTATGAGCTTTAAGCCTAAATCCGTGCTTGAAATAGGCGGAGGACACGGCAAACTTGCAAAAGAGTGCCTAAAGCTTGATGAGGGCTTAAAATATACCATCATAGAACCAAATTCAAGCGCTAAAGATGAAAGGATTAATTATATCGATGGTTTTTTTGAAAAGAAGGCTTTGGAGGGTAAAAAATTTGACCTTATAGCGCACTCTCATACTTTTGAACACATTTATGAGCCAAACAAATTCCTAAACGAGTGTGCTCAAATGCTGGGGGGGGGGGGGGGGGTAATGGTCTTTAGTCTCCCCAATATGCAAAAATGGCTAGAAAATAAATTTGTTAATTGCCTTTGCTTTGAACATACGCTTTTTTTAAGCGAAAAAATTTTGGAATTTTTAAGTGCTAAAAATGGCTTTAAAATCCTTAAAAAGCATTATTTTGGGGAGCATAGCATTTTTTATGCGCTTAAAATTGACAAAAATATAAAAACTGACAAGGTGATTTTAGAAAACGAATTTTCTAAAAATAAGGCGTTATTTGAAGATATGATGAGCTTTTATAAAGAAAAAATTGATACTTTAAACAAACTTCTTAATGAAAGCACAAAAGAAATTTATCTTTTTGGAGCGCATCTTTTTTCACAATTTTTGCTTTATAATGGGCTTTGTAGTGCTAAAATAAAGGGGATTTTAGATAATGACCCTGCCAAGTGGGGCAAAAGACTTTATGGAACTCAATTTAAAGTTTTCTCGCCTGAAATTTTAAAAGATAAAAGCGATGTTTTGCTTATATTAAATGCGGGGATTTATAATGATGAGATTAAAAAGGGGATTTTAAATTTAAATGAAAAAATTGAAATTATCACTTAA
- a CDS encoding gamma-glutamyl-CDP-amidate hydrolase: MFIGISQRLLLNESYYELREALALEWGEFFRKNLSSFLPLPLSYEVDFKLYAPHLKGVILSGGNDLNSLNPNELSLKRDVYEAKIISYCFKKNLPLLGICRGAQMIAQHFNSTLKPCQNHIGTHQITTKKGEFEVNSFHNFCIENLGENLKALAFTKDQSIEAFRHKKKHIYGIMWHIEREKGLNENAIFKKWLKGVK; encoded by the coding sequence TTGTTTATAGGAATTTCACAAAGACTGCTTTTAAATGAAAGCTATTATGAATTAAGAGAGGCTTTAGCGCTTGAGTGGGGCGAATTCTTTAGAAAAAATTTAAGCTCTTTTTTACCTCTACCTTTAAGCTATGAGGTCGATTTTAAACTTTATGCCCCACATTTAAAAGGCGTGATTTTAAGCGGAGGGAATGATTTAAACTCGCTTAATCCAAACGAGCTTTCTTTAAAAAGAGATGTGTATGAGGCGAAAATTATTTCTTATTGTTTTAAAAAAAACTTGCCGCTTTTAGGCATTTGTAGGGGAGCGCAAATGATAGCACAGCATTTTAATTCTACCTTAAAACCCTGTCAAAATCACATCGGCACACATCAAATCACAACTAAAAAAGGCGAATTTGAGGTCAATTCTTTTCATAATTTTTGCATTGAGAATTTGGGAGAAAATTTAAAAGCTTTAGCCTTTACAAAAGACCAAAGCATAGAGGCTTTTAGGCATAAGAAGAAGCATATTTATGGTATTATGTGGCACATTGAGCGTGAAAAGGGCTTAAATGAAAATGCTATTTTTAAAAAATGGCTTAAAGGAGTGAAATGA
- a CDS encoding DNA translocase FtsK codes for MLAPQMGVWLYEFNFFLFGEFGIYYPFALFVLNYLYFKKSYKIELFKRTELFGISFAFFATLLLFAVFDKHNGYILELLYALFSTLFGHIGSGIVALLFLLLSICLLFPNFIKEVFKIEIKWERLAKFESSFKNILMKIFGGESEKEELAERKTKSKEENTPSSKMQNLKPAIEEEIKTNNLKASSNAKADFAKLKTQILDEKIEIENLNPQSFLYENSKELRSFAQKASKSVMGLDEEFNFIPQEEMEVIPERFLKPKKPEDIQQIDIKDNLDEPSYKRKNIAITSPKNETKPKIFTKELETRENLMQKARLEKEYKENQNEILEKKVQEQIQRLENEELKNLSPLPTNSKYSFNEETTSLRKTPEIQSTPLANSQPQISNDDFEIIELKENLGQDVEFVVEELESPIMPPKPSVIKLEDVEEKNEKLYLNDEAKKPLKEDFKIVSEENLPQKRSVLAKEIAINQALLAEIEQGNFENPKDFILPPLDFLANPDEKKREIDESEIDKKIYDLLEKLRRFKIGGDVISTYTGPVVTTFEFRPSADVKVSRILNLQDDLAMALRARSIRIQAPIPGKDVVGIEVPNEETQTIYLREILESEVFRNSKSPLTIALGKDIVGNAFVTDLKKLPHLLIAGTTGSGKSVGINAMLLSLLYRNSPKTLRLMMIDPKMLEFSIYNDIPHLLTPVITDPKKAVNALSNMVAEMERRYRLMAEAKTKNIENYNEKVRLSGEAEELPFIVVIIDELADLMMTAGKDVEFYIGRLAQMARASGIHLIVATQRPSVDVVTGLIKANLPSRISYKVGQKIDSKVILDAMGAESLLGRGDCLFTPPGTSNIVRLHAPFASEFEIEKIVDFLKEQQVAEYDDSFLKDERSSGVTISGEMEGGQDELFEEAKRVILEDGKTSISYVQRRLKIGYNRAANIIEQLSQMGILSEPDSKGQREILHSNAKD; via the coding sequence ATGTTAGCACCTCAAATGGGTGTATGGCTTTATGAGTTCAATTTCTTTTTATTTGGGGAATTTGGAATTTATTATCCTTTTGCCCTTTTTGTTTTAAATTATTTATATTTTAAAAAATCTTACAAAATAGAGCTTTTTAAACGCACGGAGCTTTTTGGCATAAGCTTTGCCTTTTTTGCCACTTTGCTTTTATTTGCTGTGTTTGATAAGCATAATGGCTATATTTTAGAGCTTTTATATGCTTTATTTTCTACGCTTTTTGGGCATATAGGAAGTGGGATAGTGGCACTTTTATTTTTACTTCTTTCTATTTGCCTACTTTTTCCAAATTTCATCAAAGAAGTGTTTAAAATAGAAATTAAATGGGAGCGTTTAGCTAAATTTGAAAGCAGTTTCAAAAATATCTTAATGAAAATTTTTGGCGGGGAAAGCGAAAAAGAAGAGCTTGCAGAAAGAAAAACAAAGAGTAAAGAAGAAAACACCCCGTCATCAAAAATGCAAAATTTAAAACCTGCAATAGAAGAAGAGATAAAAACAAATAATCTTAAAGCAAGTAGTAATGCAAAAGCCGATTTTGCCAAGCTTAAAACGCAAATTTTAGACGAAAAAATAGAAATTGAAAATCTCAATCCCCAAAGTTTTCTTTATGAAAATTCTAAGGAATTACGCTCTTTCGCACAAAAAGCAAGCAAAAGTGTAATGGGGCTAGATGAGGAATTTAACTTTATACCACAAGAGGAGATGGAAGTGATACCAGAGCGTTTTTTAAAGCCTAAGAAGCCAGAGGATATTCAACAAATTGACATTAAGGACAATTTAGACGAGCCAAGCTACAAAAGAAAAAATATAGCAATTACTTCTCCAAAAAATGAAACCAAGCCTAAAATTTTCACTAAAGAGCTAGAAACTAGAGAAAATTTAATGCAAAAAGCAAGACTTGAAAAAGAATATAAAGAAAATCAAAATGAAATTTTAGAAAAAAAAGTGCAAGAGCAAATTCAAAGACTTGAAAACGAAGAATTGAAAAATCTTAGCCCACTTCCTACAAATAGCAAATATAGCTTCAATGAAGAAACAACTTCTTTAAGAAAAACGCCAGAAATTCAAAGCACTCCTCTAGCAAATTCACAACCGCAAATAAGCAATGACGATTTTGAAATCATAGAATTAAAAGAAAATTTAGGGCAAGATGTAGAATTTGTCGTCGAAGAGCTTGAAAGCCCGATAATGCCACCAAAGCCTTCCGTCATTAAACTTGAAGATGTTGAGGAAAAAAATGAAAAACTTTATCTTAACGATGAGGCAAAAAAACCTTTAAAAGAAGATTTTAAAATCGTATCAGAAGAGAATTTGCCACAAAAAAGAAGCGTTTTAGCTAAAGAAATAGCTATAAATCAAGCTCTTTTAGCCGAGATAGAACAGGGGAATTTTGAAAATCCAAAGGATTTCATTTTACCTCCTCTTGATTTTCTTGCAAATCCTGATGAAAAAAAGCGAGAAATTGACGAAAGCGAGATTGATAAAAAAATTTATGATCTGCTTGAGAAATTACGCCGCTTTAAAATAGGAGGCGATGTGATTAGCACCTATACAGGACCTGTGGTAACGACCTTTGAATTTCGCCCTAGTGCTGATGTAAAAGTAAGCCGAATTTTAAATTTACAAGATGATTTAGCAATGGCTTTGAGGGCACGCTCTATCCGTATCCAAGCACCTATTCCTGGTAAAGATGTAGTCGGCATTGAAGTGCCAAATGAAGAAACGCAGACCATTTATTTAAGAGAAATTTTAGAAAGTGAAGTTTTTCGTAACTCAAAAAGCCCACTTACCATAGCACTCGGCAAGGATATAGTGGGAAATGCCTTTGTAACCGACCTTAAAAAACTTCCCCACCTTCTCATTGCAGGGACAACAGGAAGTGGAAAAAGCGTGGGGATAAATGCTATGCTTTTAAGCTTGTTATACCGAAATAGTCCTAAAACTTTGCGTTTGATGATGATAGACCCAAAAATGCTTGAATTTAGCATTTATAATGATATCCCTCATCTTTTAACGCCTGTTATTACCGACCCAAAAAAAGCTGTCAATGCCCTTTCTAATATGGTCGCAGAGATGGAGCGTAGATACCGCCTAATGGCTGAAGCAAAAACCAAAAATATAGAAAATTACAATGAAAAAGTAAGACTAAGCGGTGAAGCGGAGGAACTGCCTTTTATCGTTGTGATTATTGATGAATTGGCTGATTTGATGATGACGGCAGGTAAAGATGTGGAATTTTACATCGGGCGTTTAGCACAAATGGCAAGAGCAAGTGGGATCCATCTCATCGTGGCGACTCAACGCCCTTCCGTTGATGTAGTTACAGGACTCATCAAAGCAAATTTACCAAGCCGAATTTCTTACAAGGTAGGGCAAAAAATCGATTCAAAAGTCATACTTGATGCTATGGGTGCTGAAAGTTTATTAGGGCGTGGAGACTGCCTTTTTACTCCTCCTGGAACGAGTAATATCGTGCGTTTGCACGCACCTTTTGCTAGCGAATTTGAAATTGAAAAAATTGTGGATTTTCTAAAAGAACAACAAGTTGCAGAATATGATGATAGCTTTTTAAAAGATGAGCGAAGTAGTGGAGTAACAATAAGTGGCGAAATGGAAGGCGGACAAGATGAGCTTTTTGAGGAGGCGAAAAGAGTGATTTTAGAAGATGGCAAAACGAGCATCTCTTATGTGCAACGCCGTCTTAAAATAGGCTATAATAGAGCCGCCAATATCATAGAACAATTGAGCCAAATGGGAATTTTAAGTGAGCCTGATTCCAAAGGACAAAGAGAAATTTTACATTCTAACGCAAAGGATTAA
- a CDS encoding DNA translocase FtsK, which yields MQEKIMVVDPNQLSDVEVADILKNASSVKNTSFRGNLDELLDEAKMAILKGGKTNALYLQSELKIGFNRAEIIIEQLSQIGFLSEPDSNGVRKIL from the coding sequence ATGCAGGAAAAAATTATGGTAGTCGATCCAAATCAACTAAGCGATGTAGAGGTAGCAGACATTTTAAAAAATGCGTCAAGCGTTAAAAATACTAGTTTTAGAGGAAATTTAGATGAACTTTTAGATGAGGCTAAAATGGCTATTTTAAAGGGTGGCAAAACTAATGCTCTATATTTACAAAGTGAACTTAAAATCGGTTTCAATAGAGCTGAAATTATCATAGAGCAATTAAGTCAAATAGGCTTTTTAAGCGAACCTGACTCTAATGGAGTGAGAAAAATTTTATAA
- the hypA gene encoding hydrogenase maturation nickel metallochaperone HypA, with protein MHELSIVESLITLCEENAITQNAKEINEIYVKIGRLSGVEISLFKRCFETFKENSILCQKARLFVEVAELEILCLSCGEKSILEENVFKCPKCQSVDLKVLDGDEMVLMRLVMVPKVGLEPTQGCPY; from the coding sequence ATGCACGAATTAAGTATAGTAGAATCCCTAATCACACTTTGCGAGGAAAATGCCATCACTCAAAACGCCAAAGAAATTAACGAAATTTATGTTAAAATCGGTCGTTTAAGCGGGGTGGAAATCTCGCTTTTTAAGCGTTGCTTTGAAACTTTTAAAGAAAATTCTATACTCTGTCAAAAAGCTAGGCTTTTTGTAGAGGTGGCGGAGCTTGAAATTTTATGTCTTTCTTGTGGGGAAAAAAGTATCTTAGAAGAAAATGTTTTTAAATGTCCTAAGTGTCAAAGCGTGGATTTAAAGGTTTTAGACGGCGATGAGATGGTTTTAATGCGACTTGTGATGGTGCCCAAGGTCGGACTCGAACCGACACAAGGTTGCCCTTACTAG